One stretch of Pyxidicoccus trucidator DNA includes these proteins:
- a CDS encoding saccharopine dehydrogenase family protein has translation MSKSSAEFDVIVWGATGFTGRLVAEYLARNQDAHRARWALAGRDLKKLEEVRRGLASLTPSCAELPLLVADAKDPASLDALVTRTRVVCTTVGPYARYGNELVAACARAGTDYCDLTGEVQWMRRMIDAHHEQARASGARIVHTCGFDSIPSDLGVLMMQEHMREKHGGHLGSVRLYMGPMRGGASGGTVASVVQAMEEVAADPSVRRILGNPRALDPDPRQPRNPAERDVATVRYSQEAGQWTGPFVMAAVNTRVVRRSHALLGYPWGRDFRYTEVAGYGTGVRGLARATSMTAGLGGAFLALQVKPLRKLLEAKVLPAPGEGPSTEERERGYFVARLLGEGTSPRTGSEVRLKGKVAAKGDPGYAATARMLAESALSLAFDAIPTQGGVLTPASCMGLRLVERLRKAGMTFEVQEQGA, from the coding sequence ATGAGCAAGTCCTCCGCAGAATTCGACGTCATCGTCTGGGGTGCCACCGGCTTCACCGGACGCCTCGTCGCCGAATACCTCGCCCGGAACCAGGATGCCCACCGTGCGCGCTGGGCGCTGGCGGGGCGGGACCTCAAGAAGCTGGAGGAGGTGCGCCGGGGCCTGGCCTCGCTGACGCCCTCGTGCGCGGAGCTGCCGCTGCTGGTGGCGGACGCGAAGGACCCCGCCTCGCTGGACGCGCTGGTGACGCGCACGCGCGTGGTGTGCACCACGGTGGGCCCCTACGCGCGCTATGGCAACGAGCTGGTGGCGGCGTGCGCCCGCGCGGGCACGGACTACTGCGACCTGACGGGCGAGGTGCAGTGGATGCGGCGCATGATTGACGCCCACCACGAGCAGGCGCGGGCCAGCGGCGCGCGCATCGTCCACACCTGCGGCTTCGACTCGATTCCGTCGGACCTGGGCGTGCTGATGATGCAGGAGCACATGCGCGAGAAGCACGGCGGGCACCTGGGCTCGGTGCGCCTCTACATGGGCCCGATGCGCGGTGGCGCCAGTGGCGGCACGGTGGCCAGCGTGGTGCAGGCGATGGAGGAGGTGGCGGCGGACCCCTCGGTGCGCAGAATCCTGGGGAACCCCCGGGCGCTGGACCCGGACCCGCGCCAGCCGCGCAACCCGGCGGAGCGCGACGTGGCGACGGTGCGCTACAGCCAGGAGGCGGGGCAATGGACGGGGCCCTTCGTCATGGCCGCGGTGAACACGCGCGTGGTGAGGCGCAGCCATGCGCTGCTCGGCTATCCCTGGGGCCGCGACTTCCGCTACACGGAGGTGGCGGGCTACGGCACCGGGGTGAGGGGGCTGGCGCGCGCCACGAGCATGACGGCGGGCCTGGGTGGCGCCTTCCTCGCGCTGCAGGTGAAGCCGCTGCGCAAGCTGCTGGAGGCGAAGGTGCTGCCGGCGCCGGGTGAGGGGCCTTCCACGGAGGAGCGGGAGCGGGGCTACTTCGTGGCGCGGCTGCTGGGCGAGGGCACTTCGCCGCGCACCGGGAGCGAGGTGCGGCTGAAGGGCAAGGTGGCGGCGAAGGGAGACCCGGGCTACGCGGCCACGGCACGCATGCTCGCCGAGTCCGCGCTCAGCCTCGCGTTCGACGCGATTCCCACCCAGGGCGGAGTGCTCACCCCTGCCTCGTGCATGGGCCTGCGGCTCGTCGAGCGCCTGCGCAAGGCGGGCATGACGTTTGAGGTGCAAGAGCAGGGCGCCTGA
- a CDS encoding lanthionine synthetase C family protein, which produces MRRTVSWRPLLEGAEREAALRALGHILEDLPRFATREPLATSLAQGKTGMAVLFAYHASVWPDSPSDARADALLDEVTDALATTTLLPDLYDGFPGIAWAVQHAQGTPESPDEDPLTDIDAALADYLQTHPWPHRYDLVSGLVGLGVYMLERLPRPGARQCLEHVVARLGELAEPVGEGLRWKTPPHHIEARSRERFPRGCYNLGVAHGVPGVLAVLAGAVAHGVAESSARTLLQGGWTWLMKQRAPDSATARFPTRLDASEEPRHWPSRPAWCYGDPGVALILHGIARAVGDADWEREALALCRETVARWSSPELVRDAGLCHGAAGLAHLYNRLFQATGESLFADAARRWFRHALSLRRPGVGVGGFQTLEFLPEGGEAWTDQPGLLAGATGIALALLAATSSVEPRWDRLLLMSLRSSPSLQS; this is translated from the coding sequence ATGCGGAGGACGGTGAGCTGGAGGCCCCTGCTGGAGGGCGCGGAGCGCGAGGCCGCCCTGCGGGCCCTGGGGCACATCCTCGAGGACCTTCCCCGCTTCGCGACCCGGGAGCCCCTGGCCACCTCCCTCGCCCAGGGAAAGACGGGCATGGCGGTCCTGTTCGCCTACCACGCGAGCGTCTGGCCGGACTCCCCTTCCGACGCGAGGGCGGACGCGCTGCTGGACGAGGTCACCGACGCGCTCGCCACCACGACGCTGCTGCCTGACCTGTACGACGGCTTTCCCGGCATCGCCTGGGCCGTCCAGCACGCCCAGGGAACGCCCGAGTCGCCCGACGAGGACCCGCTGACGGACATCGACGCCGCGCTCGCGGACTACCTCCAGACGCACCCCTGGCCCCACCGCTATGACCTCGTGAGCGGGCTGGTGGGGCTGGGCGTCTACATGCTGGAGCGCCTTCCCCGTCCCGGGGCCCGCCAGTGCCTGGAGCACGTGGTGGCACGGCTGGGCGAGCTCGCGGAGCCCGTGGGCGAGGGCCTTCGCTGGAAGACGCCTCCCCACCACATCGAGGCCAGGTCCCGGGAGCGCTTTCCGCGGGGCTGCTACAACCTGGGCGTCGCGCATGGAGTCCCCGGCGTGCTGGCCGTGCTGGCGGGGGCCGTGGCCCACGGCGTCGCGGAGTCCTCCGCGCGGACCCTGCTCCAGGGTGGCTGGACGTGGCTGATGAAGCAGCGCGCGCCCGACTCCGCCACCGCGCGCTTTCCCACGCGGCTGGACGCCAGCGAAGAGCCACGCCACTGGCCGAGCCGTCCCGCGTGGTGCTACGGGGACCCCGGCGTGGCGCTCATCCTCCATGGCATCGCCCGCGCCGTGGGTGACGCCGACTGGGAGCGGGAGGCCCTCGCGCTCTGCCGCGAGACGGTGGCCCGCTGGAGCAGCCCCGAGCTCGTGAGGGACGCGGGCCTCTGCCATGGCGCGGCCGGCCTCGCGCACCTGTACAACCGGCTCTTCCAGGCCACGGGCGAGAGCCTCTTCGCGGACGCCGCGCGCCGCTGGTTCCGCCATGCCCTCTCACTCCGGCGGCCGGGCGTGGGCGTGGGCGGGTTCCAGACGCTGGAGTTCCTCCCCGAGGGCGGCGAGGCCTGGACGGACCAGCCAGGGCTGCTCGCGGGCGCCACCGGCATCGCCCTGGCACTGCTGGCGGCGACGTCCTCGGTGGAGCCCCGGTGGGACCGCCTGCTCCTCATGTCCCTGCGCTCCAGCCCCTCGCTTCAGTCATGA
- a CDS encoding lantibiotic dehydratase, producing the protein MTAPLASLPGYTTSGFFVLRSPLLPFDTLLAWSESAGEDRALLRRRLAAGLAGGELREALFLASPSLDEGISEWLRAPDGEWGQKLERSLVRYWQRMAARATPFGLFAGGSVGLLGPSTRLTLKPRDTYRRHTRLDMDYVSALTERLAREPALRDVLDYRPNSSLYRSAGKLRYAESHMTGRTRAYHLVAVEPTDYLEATLERARPGARLSELVQALTHADPDVSREEAADYVGMLVDHQLLVPELPPRVTGPEPLDELLARLATVPSMAGYHRRLELVQGALADLDASPLGTAPSHYRVIARGLEALPTPVEVSRLFQVDLVKPGAELTLGPRVVEELARGAALLHRISPAAESPSLRRFCEAFVRRYEGREVPLVEALDEDVGIGFEVSNPITAEASPLLRGLAFPSDAAPERQPWGPGQAHLQHRLTELLRKGGQQLELDESDLSALENPRTDPLPDAFSVMASVVAASPEDIDAGRFQVVVESVMGPSGAPLLGRFCHVDPELHQHVAEHLRAEEALRPDALFAELVHLPEGRVGNVLCRPVLRDHELVYLGHSGAPQAKQVPITDLRISVQGRRIVLRSASQGREVLPRMTNVHDFGRAHLRPYTFLATLQQQGVSPGLRWWWGPLADSAFLPRVTAGKLILFRARWRLRVPTLRALGATPEAERFQAAQRLRAELRLPRFVGVEDRDNVLPVDLDNALSVDTFVHLVKDRPHVVLVELLTEGLCVQGPEGRFVHELLVPFVRSAPATRPAARTSPRRAVPITRSFAPGSEWLYLKLYTGTATADAVLRDVVAPVARDALASGAATQWFFLRFGDPDWHVRVRFQGDPVRLRMEVLERLHGALAATQAGLVHRVQLDTYEREVERYGGDEAMLLAEHLFHADSEAVLELLDTCVGDEGADARWRLTLRGIDALLDDLGLDLEARRQLLAGLRESHGQEFQVDGAFERQLGERFRTHRHELEALLWNPPAPEDPLAPGLAVLRRRSERHAPMMERLRALSAQGALGQALPHLAASLVHMHTNRMLRAAARAQELVLYDFLHRLYESRAARQRQGA; encoded by the coding sequence ATGACCGCCCCGCTCGCGTCCCTGCCCGGCTACACGACGTCGGGGTTCTTCGTCCTCCGCTCTCCGCTGCTGCCCTTCGACACGCTCCTCGCCTGGAGCGAGAGCGCCGGGGAGGACCGGGCCCTGCTTCGACGTCGCCTCGCGGCCGGGCTCGCGGGCGGAGAGCTTCGCGAGGCCCTGTTCCTCGCCTCGCCCTCGTTGGACGAGGGCATCTCCGAGTGGCTCCGCGCGCCCGACGGCGAGTGGGGACAGAAGCTCGAGCGCTCGCTGGTGCGGTACTGGCAGCGCATGGCCGCGCGCGCCACGCCGTTCGGCCTCTTCGCGGGCGGCTCCGTGGGCCTGCTGGGCCCGAGCACCCGCCTCACCCTGAAGCCCCGGGACACGTACCGCCGCCACACGCGGCTGGACATGGACTACGTCAGCGCGCTGACGGAGCGGCTCGCCCGGGAGCCCGCGCTGCGCGACGTCCTCGACTACCGGCCCAACTCCAGCCTCTACCGGAGCGCCGGGAAGCTGCGCTACGCCGAGTCCCACATGACGGGGCGCACGCGCGCGTACCACCTGGTCGCCGTGGAGCCCACGGACTACCTGGAGGCCACCCTGGAGCGCGCCCGCCCGGGAGCACGCCTCTCCGAGCTGGTCCAGGCCCTCACCCACGCGGACCCCGACGTGTCCCGCGAGGAGGCCGCGGACTATGTCGGCATGCTGGTGGACCACCAGCTCCTCGTCCCCGAGCTGCCGCCCCGGGTGACGGGCCCCGAGCCCCTCGACGAGCTGCTCGCGCGCCTGGCCACCGTGCCTTCCATGGCCGGCTACCACCGGCGCCTGGAGCTGGTGCAGGGCGCGCTCGCGGACCTGGACGCCTCGCCGCTCGGGACGGCGCCGTCGCACTACCGGGTCATCGCGCGCGGGCTGGAGGCGCTGCCCACTCCCGTCGAGGTGAGCCGCCTCTTCCAGGTGGACCTGGTGAAGCCCGGCGCGGAGCTCACGCTGGGGCCCCGGGTGGTGGAGGAGCTGGCCCGGGGCGCGGCCCTCCTCCACCGCATCAGCCCCGCGGCCGAGTCCCCTTCCCTGCGGCGCTTCTGCGAGGCCTTCGTGCGCCGCTACGAGGGGCGCGAAGTCCCGCTGGTGGAGGCGCTGGACGAGGACGTGGGCATCGGCTTCGAGGTGAGCAACCCCATCACCGCCGAGGCCAGTCCGCTGCTGCGGGGGCTCGCCTTTCCCTCCGACGCCGCGCCGGAGCGCCAGCCCTGGGGCCCAGGACAGGCCCACCTGCAGCACCGGTTGACGGAGCTGCTGCGCAAGGGTGGGCAGCAGCTGGAGCTGGACGAGAGCGACCTGTCAGCGCTGGAGAATCCCCGGACGGACCCGCTGCCGGACGCCTTCTCCGTCATGGCGAGCGTGGTGGCCGCCTCCCCGGAGGACATCGACGCGGGGCGGTTCCAGGTGGTGGTGGAGTCGGTGATGGGGCCCTCGGGCGCGCCGCTGCTGGGGCGCTTCTGTCACGTGGACCCGGAGCTGCATCAGCACGTGGCGGAGCACCTGCGCGCGGAGGAGGCGCTGCGCCCGGACGCACTCTTCGCGGAGCTGGTCCACCTTCCCGAGGGGCGCGTGGGCAACGTCCTCTGCCGCCCCGTCCTCAGAGACCATGAGCTCGTGTACCTCGGGCACTCGGGCGCGCCTCAGGCGAAGCAGGTTCCCATCACCGACCTGCGCATCTCCGTCCAGGGCCGGCGCATCGTCCTGCGGTCCGCGAGCCAGGGGCGCGAAGTCCTGCCCCGGATGACCAACGTCCACGACTTCGGCAGGGCCCACCTGCGGCCCTACACCTTCCTGGCCACGCTCCAGCAGCAGGGCGTCTCGCCGGGCCTGCGCTGGTGGTGGGGCCCGCTCGCGGACAGCGCGTTCCTCCCCCGCGTCACCGCCGGCAAGCTCATCCTCTTCCGCGCCCGCTGGCGCCTGCGGGTCCCCACGCTCCGCGCGCTGGGTGCCACGCCCGAGGCGGAGCGCTTCCAGGCCGCGCAGCGCCTCCGCGCCGAGCTGCGGCTGCCGCGCTTCGTGGGCGTCGAGGACCGGGACAACGTGCTGCCAGTGGACCTGGACAACGCGCTGAGCGTCGACACCTTCGTCCACCTGGTGAAGGACCGGCCCCACGTGGTGCTGGTGGAGCTGCTCACCGAGGGGCTCTGCGTCCAGGGTCCCGAGGGACGCTTCGTCCACGAGCTGCTGGTGCCCTTCGTGCGCTCCGCTCCGGCGACCCGGCCGGCCGCGCGCACCTCGCCCAGGCGCGCCGTTCCCATCACCCGCTCCTTCGCGCCGGGCTCGGAGTGGCTCTACCTCAAGCTCTACACGGGCACGGCCACGGCGGACGCCGTCCTGCGGGACGTCGTGGCCCCGGTGGCGCGCGATGCGCTGGCGTCCGGCGCGGCGACGCAATGGTTCTTCCTCCGCTTCGGGGACCCGGACTGGCACGTGCGGGTGCGCTTCCAGGGAGACCCGGTGCGACTCCGCATGGAGGTGCTGGAGCGCCTTCACGGCGCGCTGGCGGCGACGCAGGCCGGGCTCGTCCACCGCGTCCAGCTCGACACCTACGAGCGCGAGGTGGAGCGCTACGGCGGGGACGAAGCCATGCTGCTCGCCGAGCACCTCTTCCACGCGGACAGCGAGGCCGTGCTGGAGCTGCTCGACACGTGCGTGGGTGACGAGGGCGCGGACGCGCGCTGGCGGCTCACGCTGCGCGGCATCGACGCGCTCCTCGATGACTTGGGCCTGGACCTGGAGGCCCGACGCCAGCTCCTCGCGGGGCTGCGAGAGTCCCATGGGCAGGAGTTCCAGGTGGACGGCGCCTTCGAGCGGCAGCTCGGCGAGCGCTTCCGCACCCACCGCCACGAGTTGGAGGCGCTCCTCTGGAACCCTCCGGCCCCCGAAGATCCGCTAGCTCCCGGGCTGGCCGTGCTGCGGCGGCGCTCGGAGCGACACGCGCCGATGATGGAGCGGCTGAGGGCGCTCTCCGCCCAGGGGGCACTGGGGCAGGCCCTTCCCCACCTGGCCGCGAGCCTGGTCCACATGCATACCAACCGGATGCTGCGGGCGGCGGCGCGGGCACAGGAGCTGGTGCTGTACGACTTCCTGCACCGGCTCTACGAGTCCCGGGCCGCCCGCCAGCGCCAGGGGGCCTGA
- a CDS encoding MupA/Atu3671 family FMN-dependent luciferase-like monooxygenase yields MTATVESPTCFIIGEGTLVVPCAQALQERGVGILGLVTREPSLQKWAEEQGIPHVPPGEKVLPFLSARPFDWLFSIVNLSLVKDEVLRLPRRMAINFHDGPLPRYAGLNVTSWALLHREAQHGVTWHEMTSGADKGRILKQRLFDVAPNETAFSLNARCYTLGMETFAELAAELVEGRVEPVEQDFAQRSYFGLAQRPDAAALVDLHGDVEDARALVAALDYGGYPNPLAFAKLWLGSAPVAISEARRGEEGSDASPGTIVSIEGDALTLAFQGGDLTLKGPKGLCGAPLSWAELLGSRNLAVGDALSPAAPELRARLGEVGPLAGRAEAFFLGRLETLAPPDLPFLGGSAKEEGTHSLTLAASDLAAGWASDLPPDERLLFTAAAFLSRLSPEPRFDVGFSDAGTRARIKDVEGFYASQLPLRLELPMKDAPAAAAAAFRKGLAQLREKAVMARDVLGRSPQLSGLPRHMGEVAYPVALRLSAPGELGHLVPGAALTVSVDADGAKAHLIFDAARVDKGRVSELSRQLSAFLASLQEAPSKPVGEHDLLGVEERKLLALWNDTRRELPADATLHGLFRAQVQRTPDATALVCRGASLTYRELDERSDVLARHLRGAGVGRDVRVGIFMERSLEMMVGVLATHKAGGCYVPLDPAYPAERIAFMVEDAGCHLVLTQERLLARVPGAARQVLAVDSAWERIAASADAQTPPGAPESLAYVIYTSGSTGKPKGVMIEHRNFVNFGLGMDERLGTERGTWLAVTSLNFDISVLELLWTLTRGFTVVIHAERQGGAQEGKHATRAMDFSLFYFSSDEGERPEGRYDLLMESARFADTNGFCAVWTPERHFHAFGGLFPNPALTSAALAAVTRNVQLRAGSLVSPLHPTLRIAEDWSVVDNISHGRVGISFAAGWQPNDFALRPENFADRKRIMFQQIEDVRKLWRGETLEAKGGSGATVKLRTLPRPVQKELPIWVTTAGNPETFEEAARAGCHLLTHLLGQTPEEVAQKISIYREAWRKAGHPGKGTVTLMLHTFVGESEATVKEVVRGPMKSYLKSSVSLIKEAAWSFPAFKAQTTLSNGNFGTDNLSPEEMDALLDFSFERYFQTSSLFGSVDTCVAFVDKLKGMDVDEVACLVDFGVPTALVMEHLPLLAQVLKRANASVGVKPVEGEELDGSVPALLERHPVTHLQCTPSQASMLLAEERARAGLTRLKKMMVGGEAFPVPLARQLSETVSGDVLNMYGPTETTIWSSTYPVKNVGDGVPIGTPIANTQLYVLDAQQRPMPIGAVGELYIGGAGVVRGYHNRPELDRERFVADPFSSQPGARMYRTGDAARWRQDGMVEFIGRLDHQVKVRGFRIELGEIEARLGEHPAVRETVVVVREDIPGDKRLVAYLIAKPGEPPAADALRDFLRSRLPEYMVPQAFVTLSTFPQTPNKKVDRKALPPPEQAQARGAFTKPESETETMLASVWQEVLKLESVGVDDKFADLGGHSLLMVQVLDKLKAKVEKPLTLVDLFRYPTIRALSSFLSGDSGEEEALKEVAARGEARAAARRAMTQRRRR; encoded by the coding sequence ATGACCGCGACAGTCGAGTCGCCCACCTGCTTCATCATCGGCGAGGGCACCCTCGTCGTCCCCTGTGCCCAGGCGCTCCAGGAGCGGGGCGTCGGGATTCTCGGCCTCGTCACGCGCGAGCCCTCCCTCCAGAAGTGGGCGGAGGAGCAGGGAATTCCCCACGTGCCGCCCGGGGAGAAGGTGCTGCCCTTCCTCTCCGCCAGGCCCTTCGACTGGCTCTTCAGCATCGTCAACCTGAGCCTGGTGAAGGACGAGGTGCTGCGGCTGCCCCGCCGCATGGCCATCAACTTCCATGACGGGCCGCTGCCCCGCTATGCCGGCCTCAACGTCACCTCGTGGGCGCTGCTGCACCGCGAGGCGCAGCACGGCGTCACGTGGCACGAGATGACGTCGGGCGCGGACAAGGGCCGCATCCTCAAGCAGCGCCTCTTCGACGTCGCCCCCAACGAGACGGCCTTCAGCCTCAACGCGCGCTGCTACACGCTGGGCATGGAGACCTTCGCCGAGCTCGCGGCGGAGCTGGTGGAAGGCCGCGTCGAGCCCGTCGAGCAGGACTTCGCCCAGCGCAGCTACTTCGGCCTCGCCCAGCGCCCGGACGCCGCGGCGCTGGTGGACCTGCACGGCGACGTGGAGGACGCGCGCGCGCTGGTGGCGGCGCTCGACTACGGTGGCTATCCCAACCCGCTCGCCTTCGCCAAGCTGTGGCTGGGCAGCGCGCCGGTGGCCATCTCCGAGGCGCGCAGGGGGGAGGAGGGCTCCGACGCGAGCCCCGGCACCATCGTCTCCATCGAAGGCGACGCGCTGACGCTGGCGTTCCAGGGCGGCGACCTCACGCTGAAGGGCCCCAAGGGGCTGTGCGGTGCGCCGCTGTCGTGGGCGGAGTTGCTGGGCTCGCGCAACCTCGCGGTGGGGGATGCGCTCTCGCCGGCCGCTCCGGAGCTGCGTGCGCGCCTGGGCGAGGTGGGCCCGCTGGCGGGCAGGGCGGAGGCCTTCTTCCTCGGCCGGCTGGAGACGCTCGCGCCTCCGGACCTGCCGTTCCTGGGCGGCAGCGCCAAGGAGGAGGGGACGCACTCGCTGACGCTGGCGGCCAGCGACCTCGCCGCCGGCTGGGCCAGCGACCTGCCGCCCGATGAGCGGCTGCTCTTCACCGCCGCGGCCTTCCTGTCGCGCCTGTCCCCCGAGCCGCGCTTCGACGTGGGTTTCAGCGACGCCGGTACGCGCGCCCGCATCAAGGATGTTGAGGGCTTCTACGCCTCGCAGCTCCCGCTCCGGCTGGAGCTGCCCATGAAGGACGCGCCGGCCGCCGCCGCCGCGGCCTTCCGCAAGGGGCTGGCGCAGCTTCGCGAGAAGGCCGTCATGGCCCGCGACGTGCTCGGCCGCTCGCCGCAGCTCTCCGGCCTGCCTCGCCACATGGGCGAGGTGGCGTACCCCGTCGCCTTGCGCCTCTCCGCACCGGGCGAGCTGGGCCACCTCGTCCCCGGCGCGGCCCTGACGGTCTCCGTGGACGCGGACGGCGCGAAGGCGCACCTCATCTTCGATGCCGCCCGGGTGGACAAGGGCCGCGTCTCCGAGCTGTCGCGCCAGCTCTCCGCGTTCCTCGCGTCCCTCCAGGAGGCCCCCTCCAAGCCGGTGGGCGAGCACGACCTGCTGGGCGTGGAGGAGCGCAAGCTGCTCGCGCTGTGGAACGACACCCGCCGCGAGCTGCCTGCGGACGCCACGCTCCACGGCCTCTTCCGGGCGCAGGTGCAGCGCACCCCGGACGCCACCGCGCTCGTCTGTCGCGGGGCCTCGCTGACGTACCGCGAGCTGGATGAGCGCAGCGACGTGCTGGCGCGTCACCTGCGCGGCGCGGGTGTGGGCCGCGACGTGCGCGTGGGCATCTTCATGGAGCGCTCGCTGGAGATGATGGTGGGCGTGCTGGCGACGCACAAGGCGGGCGGCTGCTACGTCCCGTTGGACCCGGCGTACCCGGCCGAGCGCATCGCCTTCATGGTGGAGGATGCGGGCTGCCACCTGGTGCTCACGCAGGAGCGGCTGCTCGCGCGCGTGCCCGGCGCCGCCCGGCAGGTGCTCGCCGTGGACTCGGCGTGGGAGCGCATCGCCGCCTCGGCGGACGCGCAGACGCCCCCGGGCGCCCCGGAGAGCCTCGCCTACGTCATCTACACCTCCGGCAGCACGGGCAAGCCCAAGGGGGTGATGATTGAGCACCGCAACTTCGTGAACTTCGGCCTCGGCATGGACGAGCGCCTGGGCACGGAGCGCGGCACGTGGCTCGCCGTCACCAGCCTCAACTTCGACATCTCCGTGCTGGAGCTGTTGTGGACGCTCACCCGTGGCTTCACGGTGGTCATCCACGCGGAGCGGCAGGGCGGCGCGCAGGAGGGCAAGCACGCCACGCGCGCCATGGACTTCAGCCTCTTCTACTTCTCCAGCGACGAAGGCGAGCGGCCCGAGGGGCGCTACGACCTGCTGATGGAGAGCGCGCGCTTCGCGGACACGAACGGCTTCTGCGCCGTGTGGACGCCGGAGCGGCACTTCCACGCCTTTGGCGGCCTGTTCCCCAACCCGGCCCTCACCTCGGCCGCGCTGGCGGCGGTGACTCGCAACGTCCAGCTGCGCGCGGGCAGCCTCGTGTCGCCGCTGCACCCCACGCTGCGCATCGCCGAGGACTGGTCCGTGGTGGACAACATCTCCCACGGCCGCGTCGGCATCTCCTTCGCGGCGGGCTGGCAGCCCAACGACTTCGCCCTGCGGCCGGAGAACTTCGCGGACCGCAAGCGCATCATGTTCCAGCAGATTGAGGACGTGCGGAAGCTGTGGCGCGGCGAGACGCTGGAGGCGAAGGGCGGCAGCGGCGCGACGGTGAAGCTGCGCACCCTGCCGCGCCCGGTGCAGAAGGAGCTGCCCATCTGGGTCACCACCGCCGGCAACCCCGAGACTTTCGAGGAGGCCGCGCGCGCGGGCTGCCACCTGCTCACGCACCTGCTCGGCCAGACGCCCGAGGAGGTGGCGCAGAAGATTTCCATCTACCGCGAGGCGTGGCGCAAGGCCGGCCACCCTGGCAAGGGCACCGTGACGCTGATGCTGCACACCTTCGTCGGTGAGTCCGAAGCCACCGTGAAGGAAGTGGTGCGCGGGCCGATGAAGTCGTACCTCAAGTCCTCGGTGAGCCTCATCAAGGAGGCCGCCTGGAGCTTCCCGGCCTTCAAGGCGCAGACGACCCTGTCCAACGGCAACTTCGGCACGGACAACCTCTCCCCCGAGGAGATGGACGCGCTGCTGGACTTCTCCTTCGAGCGCTACTTCCAGACGTCCAGCCTCTTCGGCAGCGTGGACACCTGCGTCGCCTTCGTCGACAAGCTGAAGGGCATGGACGTGGACGAGGTGGCCTGCCTCGTGGACTTCGGCGTGCCGACGGCGCTGGTGATGGAGCACCTTCCCCTGCTGGCCCAGGTGCTCAAGCGCGCCAACGCCAGCGTGGGCGTGAAGCCGGTGGAGGGCGAGGAGCTGGACGGCTCCGTGCCCGCGCTGCTGGAGCGCCACCCGGTGACGCACCTCCAGTGCACGCCGTCCCAGGCGAGCATGCTGCTGGCCGAGGAGCGCGCCCGCGCGGGCCTCACGCGGCTGAAGAAGATGATGGTGGGCGGCGAGGCCTTCCCGGTGCCGCTGGCGCGGCAGCTCTCCGAGACAGTCTCCGGCGACGTGCTCAACATGTACGGGCCCACGGAGACGACCATCTGGTCCTCGACGTACCCGGTGAAGAATGTGGGAGACGGGGTGCCCATCGGCACGCCCATCGCCAACACGCAGCTCTACGTGCTGGACGCGCAGCAGCGGCCCATGCCCATCGGCGCGGTGGGCGAGCTGTACATCGGCGGCGCGGGTGTGGTGCGCGGCTACCACAACCGGCCGGAGCTGGATCGCGAGCGCTTCGTGGCGGACCCGTTCTCCTCGCAGCCGGGCGCGCGGATGTACCGCACCGGTGACGCCGCGCGCTGGCGGCAGGACGGCATGGTGGAGTTCATCGGCCGCCTGGACCATCAGGTGAAGGTGCGTGGCTTCCGCATCGAGCTGGGCGAAATCGAGGCCCGGCTGGGCGAGCACCCCGCGGTGCGCGAGACGGTGGTGGTGGTGCGCGAGGACATCCCTGGCGACAAGCGCCTGGTGGCGTACCTCATCGCGAAGCCGGGCGAGCCGCCTGCGGCGGATGCGCTGCGCGACTTCCTGCGCTCGCGGCTGCCCGAGTACATGGTGCCGCAGGCCTTCGTCACGCTGAGCACCTTCCCGCAGACGCCGAACAAGAAGGTGGACCGCAAGGCCCTGCCGCCGCCGGAGCAGGCCCAGGCGCGTGGCGCCTTCACCAAGCCGGAGAGCGAGACGGAGACGATGCTCGCCAGCGTCTGGCAGGAGGTGCTCAAGCTCGAGTCGGTGGGCGTGGACGACAAGTTCGCCGACCTGGGTGGGCACTCGCTGCTGATGGTGCAGGTGCTCGACAAGCTCAAGGCGAAGGTGGAGAAGCCGCTCACGCTGGTGGACCTGTTCCGCTACCCCACCATCCGCGCCCTCTCCAGCTTCCTCTCCGGCGACAGCGGCGAGGAAGAGGCGCTCAAGGAAGTCGCGGCGCGCGGTGAGGCTCGCGCGGCGGCCCGGCGCGCCATGACGCAGCGTCGTCGCCGGTAG